In Desulfonatronovibrio hydrogenovorans DSM 9292, the following proteins share a genomic window:
- a CDS encoding ABC transporter substrate-binding protein has translation MGKKLMRTLVILTFLLTLGFSSNAWAKDQVRFVYVPWTCVSVKTEVAEFILNKLGYDATSMMLSVPIAYQALATNEADVFLGNWMPTMKSIAAPHFESGNVKQLDPVMENCKYTLAVPTYAYEGGLQHFEDIAKFADKLDHRIYGIEEGNDGNEVIEMMINENMFGLGDFELIPSSETGMLSQVQSYARNQEWIVFLGWSPHWMNNIIDMQYLKGSDETTFGENDGTATVYINIRSGFDQEQPNVAKFLNNFLVPIDMVNEAMTMLHEDNTLEHLDAGLAWLRSNPEVYRSWMDGVTTVDGEPALPIVEAAIAN, from the coding sequence ATGGGAAAAAAACTGATGAGAACACTGGTGATTTTAACTTTTCTACTGACTCTGGGCTTTTCTTCCAATGCCTGGGCCAAAGACCAGGTCCGATTCGTATACGTTCCATGGACCTGTGTCTCGGTTAAAACCGAAGTGGCTGAATTCATCCTGAACAAACTGGGTTATGATGCCACCAGCATGATGCTCTCCGTGCCCATTGCCTATCAGGCCCTGGCCACCAATGAAGCAGACGTGTTTCTGGGCAATTGGATGCCCACCATGAAAAGCATTGCCGCACCTCACTTTGAAAGCGGCAATGTAAAACAGCTTGATCCGGTCATGGAAAACTGCAAGTACACCCTGGCCGTTCCCACCTATGCCTATGAAGGCGGTCTGCAGCACTTTGAAGACATTGCCAAATTCGCTGACAAGCTGGACCACAGAATCTACGGCATTGAAGAAGGCAATGATGGCAATGAAGTCATTGAAATGATGATCAACGAGAACATGTTCGGCCTGGGTGATTTTGAACTCATACCCTCCAGTGAAACCGGCATGCTCTCCCAGGTCCAGAGCTACGCCAGAAACCAGGAGTGGATTGTTTTTCTGGGCTGGTCCCCACACTGGATGAACAACATCATTGACATGCAGTACCTTAAAGGCAGCGATGAAACCACCTTTGGCGAGAATGACGGAACAGCTACAGTTTACATCAACATCAGATCCGGATTTGATCAGGAACAGCCCAATGTAGCCAAATTCCTGAACAACTTTCTCGTACCCATTGACATGGTCAATGAAGCCATGACCATGCTCCACGAAGACAACACCCTGGAACATTTGGATGCGGGCCTGGCCTGGCTTCGTAGCAACCCTGAGGTCTACAGGAGCTGGATGGATGGGGTAACCACTGTGGACGGTGAACCCGCTCTGCCGATTGTGGAAGCTGCCATAGCCAACTAA
- the betA gene encoding choline dehydrogenase — protein sequence MPKKYDAIIIGAGTAGSILANRLSADPDRQVLVLEAGRRDHRLDFRIHMPSALSFNLTNKFYNWAYESEPEPYMHNRRIAQPRGKVFGGSSSINGMIHIRGNAMDYEKWGAIKGLEEWDYAHCLPYFKKMEYRLKGADAYQGDNGRQYLTTPKCDNPLFDAFFKAVQQAGYPLTKDVNGYQQEGFAKFESTTYRSRRWSTARGYLHPVMHRSNLKVISKALTTRILFKGKRAVGVEYMKGKNKYTVHGKEIICCGGAINSPQLLQLSGIGNGDDLKALDIPVVMDLPGVGENLKDHLEVYIQCAAKKPVSLYPALKPWNMPKIGLEWLFAKKGIGASNHFEAGGFIRSNDEVDYPNLQFHFLPIAIRYDGTAPSEGHGFQVHVGPMYSDAKGYVKITSSDPTKYPKILFNYLSTEKDRKEWVEAIKCARKIFSQKAFDQLREKEISPGEGVKTDEQILDFVAREGESAYHPSCTCKMGYDDMSVVDSKLKVHGVENLRVVDASIMPEITNGNICAPVLMIGEKAADIILGNTPLPKSDLDFYKHPK from the coding sequence ATGCCAAAGAAATACGACGCCATCATTATTGGAGCAGGAACAGCCGGAAGCATCCTGGCTAACCGCCTCAGTGCCGACCCGGACCGCCAGGTTCTGGTCCTGGAAGCAGGTCGCCGGGACCATCGCCTTGACTTCAGGATCCACATGCCTTCAGCCTTGTCTTTCAACCTGACCAATAAATTTTACAACTGGGCCTATGAATCCGAACCCGAACCATACATGCACAACCGTCGAATTGCCCAGCCCAGGGGTAAGGTCTTTGGAGGTTCAAGCTCTATTAACGGCATGATTCACATCCGGGGCAATGCCATGGATTATGAAAAATGGGGAGCCATCAAAGGCTTGGAAGAATGGGATTACGCCCACTGCCTGCCCTACTTCAAGAAAATGGAATACAGGCTCAAAGGAGCCGACGCCTATCAGGGGGATAACGGACGACAGTACCTGACTACGCCAAAGTGCGATAATCCCTTGTTTGACGCCTTTTTCAAGGCGGTTCAGCAGGCCGGATATCCCCTGACCAAAGACGTCAACGGTTATCAGCAGGAAGGCTTTGCCAAGTTTGAAAGCACCACCTACCGCAGCAGACGTTGGAGCACGGCCAGAGGCTATTTGCACCCTGTAATGCATCGTTCCAACCTTAAAGTCATAAGCAAGGCTTTAACCACCAGGATTCTTTTCAAGGGCAAAAGAGCCGTTGGAGTAGAATACATGAAAGGGAAAAACAAATATACTGTCCATGGCAAGGAAATCATCTGCTGCGGAGGTGCTATTAATTCCCCACAGCTCCTGCAGCTGTCAGGCATTGGAAACGGAGACGATCTTAAAGCCCTGGATATACCAGTGGTTATGGATCTGCCAGGAGTGGGTGAAAACCTCAAAGATCATCTGGAAGTATACATCCAGTGCGCTGCCAAAAAACCGGTCAGCCTGTACCCGGCCTTAAAGCCCTGGAACATGCCCAAAATCGGACTGGAATGGCTGTTTGCCAAAAAGGGCATAGGCGCCAGCAACCACTTTGAAGCCGGGGGATTCATCCGCAGCAACGACGAAGTAGACTACCCCAATCTCCAGTTCCACTTTCTGCCCATAGCCATTCGCTACGACGGCACAGCGCCCAGTGAAGGTCACGGATTTCAGGTCCATGTGGGCCCCATGTATAGTGATGCCAAGGGATACGTAAAAATTACTTCCAGTGATCCAACGAAATACCCCAAAATCCTGTTCAACTACCTTTCCACGGAAAAAGACCGCAAGGAATGGGTGGAGGCCATAAAATGCGCCAGAAAAATCTTCAGCCAGAAAGCCTTTGACCAATTGAGGGAAAAAGAAATTTCCCCGGGTGAAGGCGTCAAGACTGATGAACAGATCCTGGATTTCGTGGCCAGGGAGGGTGAAAGTGCCTACCATCCCAGCTGCACCTGCAAAATGGGCTATGATGATATGTCTGTGGTAGACAGCAAGCTCAAAGTCCACGGAGTTGAAAACTTAAGGGTTGTGGATGCATCCATTATGCCCGAGATAACTAACGGCAACATCTGCGCCCCTGTTCTCATGATCGGAGAAAAGGCTGCTGACATTATCCTGGGCAATACGCCTCTGCCCAAATCCGATCTGGATTTCTACAAGCACCCAAAATAA
- a CDS encoding FadR/GntR family transcriptional regulator: MRVEHLFEPVKAGRAGEDIALQIQAAILSGSIVPGERLPSERELQNLFKTGRGVVREAFKVLKHKGLIEIRKGAKGGAYIKNLEVVSVSESFALFLRQNQTDPMHLIEFRESIDYVITDLAIAKGSVEEKKLLSTKADQLAEAVKNNGTSQEELVELDKELNILFAKMTKNPIFEWIMRAVQLGFSSMDNALYEDHEYRNYAVKNWQDTAREIAASDPIKAKSFISYHYMILRKKAEQIQKELSARTLDQTSPQPPDSSE; this comes from the coding sequence GTGAGAGTTGAACATCTTTTTGAACCGGTCAAAGCCGGACGGGCAGGCGAGGACATAGCCCTGCAGATCCAGGCGGCCATCTTAAGCGGCAGTATCGTGCCTGGAGAAAGGCTGCCCAGCGAGCGCGAGCTTCAGAACCTTTTCAAAACCGGACGTGGAGTTGTCCGTGAGGCCTTCAAGGTGCTTAAGCACAAAGGGCTGATAGAAATCCGAAAAGGGGCAAAAGGCGGGGCTTACATTAAGAATCTTGAAGTGGTCAGCGTCAGTGAATCTTTTGCCCTTTTCCTTCGCCAGAACCAGACAGATCCAATGCATCTTATCGAGTTTAGAGAAAGCATTGACTACGTTATAACCGACCTGGCCATTGCCAAGGGCAGTGTTGAAGAAAAAAAACTGCTCAGCACTAAAGCAGACCAACTGGCTGAGGCTGTCAAAAACAACGGGACCAGCCAGGAAGAGCTGGTAGAGCTGGACAAGGAACTGAATATTCTTTTTGCCAAGATGACCAAGAATCCTATTTTTGAATGGATTATGCGCGCGGTCCAGCTGGGGTTCAGTTCCATGGACAATGCCCTTTATGAAGATCATGAGTACAGAAACTATGCTGTCAAAAACTGGCAGGACACTGCCAGAGAAATCGCTGCTTCTGATCCCATCAAGGCCAAATCGTTTATCAGCTATCACTATATGATTTTGAGAAAAAAAGCGGAACAGATCCAAAAAGAGCTGTCTGCCAGGACTTTAGACCAAACCAGCCCTCAGCCCCCGGACAGTTCAGAATAG
- a CDS encoding glycosyltransferase, producing MIVLNQSAVGELNFRLFQAACCGAAVLTEDTGNGLLDLFVPGEDILAPYERGNPVHAARAARAALEDPEKIREIAKSGQLKVRREHSVTVRAKRIVSLAERLIHNRSNSWRKENLKLIDQELRKSFVFLASDDQLPLSRELRRFYLDLAQGTS from the coding sequence ATGATAGTACTCAACCAAAGCGCTGTGGGCGAGCTTAATTTCAGGCTGTTTCAGGCGGCCTGCTGCGGAGCTGCCGTGTTGACCGAGGATACCGGCAACGGGCTGTTAGACCTGTTTGTTCCTGGAGAAGACATCCTGGCTCCCTATGAACGCGGCAATCCGGTACATGCAGCCAGGGCTGCCAGGGCTGCCCTGGAAGACCCCGAAAAAATCAGGGAAATAGCCAAATCCGGGCAGCTTAAAGTTAGAAGAGAACACAGCGTAACAGTCAGGGCCAAAAGGATAGTCAGCCTGGCTGAGCGGCTGATACATAACAGATCCAACTCCTGGAGAAAGGAAAATCTTAAACTCATTGACCAGGAGTTAAGGAAGAGTTTTGTTTTTCTTGCCTCTGACGACCAGCTCCCTTTATCCAGGGAGTTAAGGAGATTCTATCTGGATCTTGCCCAGGGTACATCCTGA
- a CDS encoding CehA/McbA family metallohydrolase produces MKNLLLFFCSLILLATSVSGQAFASPQGVEVKTGPTDIVNGIALHEEDLTVSNEFYKISFAIGTTPPWGVPHGSIVDSAIFVDGQWTDNRTALIDFLPHSWSAWPSTYQEVNVLESTADTAVIEVRRDYDQGIDLVTTYTVESGSRTLQVSTSMTNNSDKTYEDLLAGYSLCTLSGYMFGPWGTTERGYGQKAEEWFGDYVLGYDENFTLALHYPGVTDFAWGTGWRDLYQNQTLKPGDHVVLDAWIQFEDMGSTAQVVESNLAIKGEPYGRVSGTVKSVDGNLIDSPVVIFERPTPEGKDLLYAWTVGRKGAYEINLPPGEYQVHAVAKGYSLTSKQKAQVRLDQGMELNFNDIEKGGNVNLKVTEKDSQEPVDARIEVTQGPEILVEYVGARTFFTELDNPGKANFVVAPGDYELTVSHGQGFISKGETLKVSVEPSGTHDLSQELEIILDLPASGWYSSDLHHHSDILDGVTPPEYMVRSQLASGLDIIFVSDHDSIANNLKIKKLAQSRDVPSISGIEVSPNWGHINVLPIPLGGQDVFIDPSAKVSEIFAKARELDALIMIAHPYITYGYFHSLDQGMAPGGWDPDFDLIEINGAIADRDNYKALQRTWDFWTNNERYYLAGGSDVHDVWLYPSGNIRTIARVNGQFSLEKFYESLKKGRSYASYGPIIYPEYDFGSTVQLSSDTFDFRFEALSVNGLKKAFVVSSGSSINEDGEIEGAVYKQDLDGAGQKIVSAALTPENDTWYALVVEDKQGNLAMTNPVWVRTP; encoded by the coding sequence ATGAAAAACCTACTGCTTTTTTTCTGTTCACTTATTCTCCTGGCGACAAGTGTCTCCGGGCAAGCCTTTGCCTCCCCCCAGGGAGTCGAGGTTAAAACCGGGCCCACGGATATCGTCAACGGCATAGCTCTTCATGAAGAAGATCTAACTGTATCAAATGAGTTCTATAAGATCTCCTTTGCTATAGGTACAACTCCTCCATGGGGTGTTCCGCATGGGTCAATAGTTGATTCAGCCATCTTTGTCGACGGCCAGTGGACTGACAACCGTACCGCCCTCATTGATTTCCTGCCTCACAGCTGGTCAGCCTGGCCCAGCACCTACCAGGAAGTCAATGTTTTGGAAAGCACCGCTGATACTGCAGTCATTGAAGTCAGAAGGGATTATGATCAGGGCATAGATCTGGTCACCACTTATACTGTTGAATCCGGCAGCAGGACCCTGCAGGTTTCCACCTCCATGACCAATAACAGTGACAAGACTTACGAAGATCTTCTGGCTGGCTATTCTCTGTGCACCCTCAGCGGATACATGTTTGGTCCCTGGGGTACGACTGAAAGGGGCTATGGTCAGAAAGCCGAAGAATGGTTTGGGGACTATGTCCTGGGTTACGACGAAAATTTCACTCTGGCCCTCCACTATCCAGGGGTTACAGACTTTGCCTGGGGAACTGGCTGGAGAGACCTTTATCAGAACCAAACCCTGAAACCTGGTGATCATGTTGTACTTGACGCCTGGATACAGTTCGAAGATATGGGAAGCACGGCCCAGGTCGTGGAGAGCAACCTGGCCATCAAAGGTGAGCCTTATGGTAGAGTGAGCGGGACTGTAAAGTCTGTTGATGGCAACCTGATTGACAGTCCGGTGGTCATTTTTGAAAGGCCTACACCGGAAGGAAAGGACCTCCTTTATGCCTGGACTGTTGGGCGCAAAGGGGCTTATGAAATAAACCTGCCCCCAGGAGAATACCAGGTCCATGCAGTAGCCAAAGGATACTCCCTGACTTCCAAGCAAAAGGCTCAGGTCCGCCTGGACCAGGGCATGGAGCTGAACTTCAATGATATTGAAAAAGGCGGAAACGTAAACTTAAAGGTGACTGAGAAAGACAGTCAAGAACCTGTGGATGCTCGGATTGAAGTCACCCAGGGACCGGAAATACTTGTAGAATATGTTGGAGCCAGGACTTTTTTCACTGAACTTGACAACCCTGGCAAGGCAAATTTTGTAGTTGCTCCTGGTGACTACGAACTGACAGTTTCTCACGGGCAGGGATTCATCTCAAAAGGTGAAACTCTCAAGGTTTCGGTGGAGCCATCTGGAACCCATGATCTAAGCCAGGAGCTGGAAATCATCCTGGATCTCCCGGCATCAGGGTGGTACTCATCAGATCTCCACCACCATTCAGACATCCTGGATGGGGTCACACCGCCGGAATACATGGTCAGATCCCAGCTGGCCAGCGGACTGGACATCATTTTTGTCAGCGACCATGACTCCATTGCCAATAACCTTAAGATCAAAAAGCTTGCCCAGTCCAGGGATGTGCCATCCATATCCGGAATTGAGGTCTCGCCTAACTGGGGACATATCAATGTTCTGCCCATACCCTTGGGTGGTCAAGATGTGTTTATTGATCCATCGGCCAAGGTCAGCGAAATATTTGCCAAGGCCAGGGAACTGGATGCATTGATCATGATCGCCCATCCCTACATCACCTATGGCTACTTCCACAGCCTGGACCAGGGAATGGCCCCAGGGGGATGGGACCCGGATTTCGATCTCATTGAGATCAACGGTGCCATAGCCGACAGGGATAACTACAAGGCCCTGCAAAGAACCTGGGATTTCTGGACCAACAATGAACGATATTATCTGGCCGGAGGAAGCGACGTCCATGATGTCTGGCTCTATCCTTCAGGCAACATCAGGACCATCGCCAGGGTAAATGGTCAATTCAGCCTGGAAAAGTTCTACGAATCCCTGAAAAAGGGCCGTTCCTATGCTTCATACGGACCTATCATCTATCCGGAGTACGACTTCGGAAGTACTGTCCAGCTTTCCTCAGACACCTTTGACTTCAGGTTTGAAGCATTGTCAGTCAATGGCTTGAAAAAGGCCTTTGTGGTATCCAGTGGTTCAAGTATTAATGAAGATGGAGAGATCGAGGGGGCAGTATACAAGCAGGACCTGGACGGGGCAGGACAAAAGATCGTTTCTGCCGCCCTGACCCCTGAAAACGACACATGGTACGCTCTGGTGGTTGAAGATAAGCAGGGCAACCTGGCTATGACCAATCCGGTCTGGGTCAGAACTCCATGA
- the selB gene encoding selenocysteine-specific translation elongation factor: protein MPVIMGTAGHIDHGKTTLIKALTGIECDRLVEEKKRGITIELGFAFMDLDKDFRLGIIDVPGHEKFVKNMVSGASGIDFVLLVIAADEGVMPQTREHLDICTLLGIETGLVVLTKTDMVDEEWLELVQEDVSEYLQNSFLADAPIIPVSAHTGQGLEDLKSQLREIASSFKPHRRSDLFRLPVDRIFSMKGHGTVITGTTVSGKISVGEDIMIYPLEITSKVRSLQVHGEQRQDSQAGMRTAVNLHGLEKEDLERGFVLGRPDTLFPSQVWDLELSYLQSAPKPLKHRTQIHFHHGSKEVLARIYLLDRDKVEPGEKCVCQVRFEDPMAGVYGDRCVLRSFSPLRTIAGARIINPVGGKIKRFSRDVQILEKLAQARAEEVILLQLELAGSRGLSQAQLVIMTDMEVKELEKKLQIMGGRQEVFLFDKDKRIYVSGDMVREIEKSMMERLEQFHSDNPIREGLSRGELSGKWARDIPEKLFFSVLERLIRQEQIISEQEYLRLPSHKVSLAADQEELKKKIMSAYNSSGIQPPTVKKLLEDLDLKMKEIAPVLRMLQNQGSLVKINEDFYFSSQAVEDLKTRIVGFFKSNEEMGPVEFKEITGLSRKFAIPLLEFMDKEKLTIRVGDKRKLRGRG, encoded by the coding sequence ATGCCGGTAATCATGGGTACGGCCGGGCATATTGATCATGGCAAGACCACCCTGATCAAGGCCTTGACCGGAATAGAGTGTGATCGTCTGGTTGAGGAAAAGAAAAGGGGAATCACCATTGAACTGGGTTTTGCCTTTATGGACCTGGACAAGGATTTCCGTTTGGGCATCATTGACGTTCCCGGCCATGAAAAATTTGTCAAAAACATGGTTTCCGGGGCTTCGGGTATTGATTTTGTCCTGCTGGTCATAGCAGCTGACGAAGGAGTAATGCCCCAGACCAGGGAACATCTGGATATCTGCACCCTTCTTGGGATTGAAACCGGTCTGGTGGTTTTGACCAAGACCGACATGGTGGATGAGGAATGGCTGGAGCTGGTTCAGGAAGATGTGAGCGAGTATCTTCAGAACTCCTTTCTGGCTGATGCCCCGATTATCCCGGTTTCTGCCCATACTGGACAGGGTCTTGAGGACCTTAAGTCCCAGCTGAGAGAAATTGCTTCATCCTTTAAGCCCCATCGCCGTTCCGACCTGTTTCGTCTGCCTGTTGACCGTATTTTTTCCATGAAGGGACATGGTACGGTTATCACTGGGACCACGGTTTCCGGAAAAATATCCGTTGGTGAAGACATCATGATCTATCCTTTGGAGATAACCTCCAAAGTCCGGTCGCTGCAGGTCCACGGGGAGCAGAGACAGGACAGTCAGGCAGGAATGCGCACAGCGGTCAACCTCCATGGTCTCGAAAAAGAGGACCTGGAAAGGGGGTTTGTGCTTGGCAGGCCGGACACTCTTTTCCCCAGCCAGGTATGGGACCTGGAACTCAGTTATCTGCAATCCGCGCCTAAGCCGCTTAAGCACAGGACCCAGATCCATTTTCACCATGGCTCCAAAGAGGTCCTGGCCAGGATTTATCTGCTGGACCGGGACAAGGTTGAACCGGGGGAAAAGTGCGTCTGCCAGGTCAGGTTTGAAGATCCCATGGCCGGAGTTTACGGGGACCGATGTGTATTGCGTTCTTTTTCACCGTTGCGGACCATTGCTGGAGCCCGGATCATCAATCCGGTAGGCGGCAAAATCAAGCGGTTTTCCCGCGATGTCCAGATCCTGGAAAAGCTGGCTCAGGCCAGGGCCGAGGAAGTTATCCTGCTTCAGCTCGAACTGGCCGGGAGTCGGGGACTTTCCCAGGCCCAGCTGGTGATAATGACCGACATGGAAGTCAAGGAGCTGGAAAAAAAGCTTCAGATTATGGGGGGAAGGCAGGAGGTTTTTCTCTTTGACAAGGACAAGCGGATCTACGTGTCCGGGGATATGGTCCGGGAAATAGAAAAGAGCATGATGGAGCGTCTGGAGCAGTTTCATTCGGACAACCCCATCAGGGAAGGTTTGTCCAGGGGAGAATTGTCCGGCAAGTGGGCCAGGGACATCCCGGAAAAACTCTTCTTTTCTGTCCTGGAAAGACTGATCCGCCAGGAACAGATCATATCCGAGCAGGAATATTTAAGACTGCCAAGTCACAAAGTGTCTCTGGCCGCTGATCAGGAAGAGCTCAAGAAAAAAATCATGTCTGCGTACAACAGTTCAGGGATCCAGCCCCCCACAGTCAAAAAGCTGCTTGAAGACCTTGACCTGAAGATGAAGGAAATTGCTCCGGTACTCAGGATGTTGCAAAATCAGGGCAGCCTGGTCAAGATTAATGAGGACTTTTATTTTTCCAGCCAGGCTGTTGAGGACCTGAAAACCAGGATCGTGGGCTTTTTTAAGTCCAACGAGGAAATGGGCCCGGTGGAGTTCAAAGAAATCACCGGGTTGTCCCGCAAGTTCGCCATCCCCCTGCTTGAGTTCATGGACAAAGAAAAGCTGACCATCAGAGTGGGGGATAAGAGAAAGCTTCGCGGCCGGGGGTGA
- a CDS encoding aldehyde ferredoxin oxidoreductase family protein: MSSNSLMGKILHIDLSTGKFNDTALPSWLTRSYIGGKGIGAKLLLDLVPDKADSLGPENVLMFLTGPLTSTSAPAMRACVVTKSPLTNSFLDSYFGGYFGPEIKYAGYDGLIFTGKSPEPVYLHLDHTGPTLKPAKDIWGQGAIESSLNIKKIHRDSELKTATIGPAGENMVPYALICCDPNRQAGRGGAGAVMGSKNLKALAVKGNQLVRIFDHKAFNEAVTRANEEVAQSLDCQGLMATGTAGSVEFANETGLIPARNFSDGTSPLAAKLGDKGQAKKLWLSRSACFGCPIACSQMGAVRSGKFASFVTDIVEYETAAMLGTNLEIGDPRAVAHLNRLCDELGLDTISAGASLSFAFEAAERGLISHLSELKLEFGNVQAAAQLIRLIAHKKGKLGELLAMGVKKAAQELGDEAESLALHVKGMEMPAWGPRGTPGMGLAYMTADRGACHQRGFPVGYEATGMEWKGKPVKALDLEGKAELVFSLQNYLAGTDCLVKCDFGAMGVTPDTYALLLNAAAGTDVDGSFFNHLGERIWNTTRLFNIREGMDTSDEKLPRRFVEEPLKSGPYKGHRISQKDMKYLIQDYYKIRGWDEKGLPARDILEKTGVPLDRSFSL, encoded by the coding sequence ATGTCTTCTAATTCACTTATGGGAAAAATTCTGCACATTGATCTTAGCACAGGAAAATTTAACGATACTGCTCTGCCTTCCTGGCTGACCAGGTCATACATCGGCGGAAAAGGGATTGGAGCCAAACTCCTCTTGGATCTTGTTCCTGACAAGGCTGACTCCCTTGGGCCGGAAAATGTGCTCATGTTCCTGACAGGACCCCTGACCTCCACCTCTGCTCCAGCCATGCGGGCCTGTGTAGTGACCAAGTCCCCTTTGACCAATTCCTTTCTGGATTCCTACTTTGGCGGATATTTTGGACCGGAAATAAAGTATGCTGGTTATGACGGACTCATCTTCACTGGAAAATCACCTGAACCGGTCTATCTGCACCTGGATCACACCGGTCCAACCCTGAAGCCGGCCAAAGATATCTGGGGACAGGGAGCCATTGAAAGCAGCCTGAACATAAAAAAAATCCACCGTGACTCTGAACTGAAAACCGCCACCATCGGACCAGCAGGTGAAAACATGGTTCCCTACGCCCTGATCTGCTGCGATCCCAACCGCCAGGCCGGCCGCGGCGGAGCCGGAGCAGTCATGGGTTCAAAAAACCTCAAGGCCTTAGCCGTTAAAGGCAACCAGCTGGTCAGAATCTTTGATCACAAGGCCTTTAATGAGGCAGTCACCAGGGCCAATGAGGAAGTTGCCCAGAGCCTGGATTGCCAGGGACTAATGGCCACCGGCACTGCCGGATCAGTTGAGTTTGCCAATGAAACCGGACTGATCCCGGCCAGAAATTTTTCAGATGGAACCTCGCCCCTGGCTGCCAAACTGGGCGACAAGGGGCAGGCAAAAAAACTATGGCTGAGCAGATCGGCCTGCTTTGGCTGTCCTATTGCCTGTTCCCAGATGGGTGCGGTTCGAAGCGGCAAATTCGCCTCTTTTGTCACGGATATTGTGGAATATGAAACTGCTGCCATGCTTGGGACCAACCTGGAAATCGGAGACCCCAGGGCAGTGGCCCATCTGAACAGGCTCTGCGATGAGCTGGGTCTTGACACAATCTCTGCCGGGGCCAGCCTGAGCTTTGCCTTTGAAGCAGCAGAAAGGGGACTGATCAGTCACCTGTCTGAACTCAAGCTGGAATTTGGCAATGTCCAGGCAGCTGCCCAACTGATCAGACTGATTGCCCACAAAAAGGGTAAACTGGGCGAACTTTTGGCCATGGGGGTAAAAAAAGCGGCCCAGGAGCTCGGGGATGAAGCCGAGTCTCTGGCCCTGCACGTCAAGGGCATGGAAATGCCGGCCTGGGGACCCAGAGGTACACCCGGCATGGGCCTGGCCTACATGACTGCTGACCGCGGAGCCTGCCATCAGCGGGGATTTCCAGTTGGATATGAAGCTACTGGCATGGAGTGGAAAGGTAAACCGGTCAAGGCTTTGGATCTGGAAGGCAAGGCTGAGCTGGTTTTTTCCCTGCAGAACTACCTGGCCGGAACCGACTGTCTGGTCAAATGCGACTTCGGGGCCATGGGCGTAACCCCGGACACCTATGCCCTGCTTTTGAATGCAGCCGCAGGTACTGATGTGGACGGATCATTCTTCAACCACCTGGGTGAAAGAATCTGGAATACCACCCGGCTGTTCAACATCAGGGAAGGCATGGACACCTCAGATGAAAAGCTTCCCCGCAGATTTGTTGAAGAACCTCTTAAAAGCGGACCATACAAGGGTCACAGGATTTCTCAAAAAGATATGAAATACCTGATCCAGGACTACTACAAAATCAGAGGCTGGGATGAGAAAGGCCTGCCTGCCAGAGACATCCTGGAAAAAACAGGGGTGCCCCTGGACAGGAGTTTCTCTCTCTAG
- a CDS encoding DUF309 domain-containing protein, whose amino-acid sequence MSASTSTDHSLSSEEFVQLQKAVEQFNNKAFYACHETLEELWLADKSSQRDVYKGILQIAVALFHMERNNIRGAMRLLESGTGLIRSFEPEWSGLDTQRLGSDSRELLNYLATGGDIHDPAVPVPTIHWVGSSLEKP is encoded by the coding sequence ATGTCTGCATCAACCAGCACTGACCACTCCTTGAGCTCTGAAGAGTTTGTGCAGCTGCAAAAGGCGGTTGAACAGTTCAACAATAAAGCCTTTTATGCCTGTCATGAGACTCTGGAAGAGCTCTGGCTGGCAGATAAATCCAGTCAGCGTGATGTTTATAAGGGGATTCTGCAGATTGCAGTAGCTCTTTTCCACATGGAGCGAAATAATATCAGGGGAGCAATGAGGCTCTTGGAATCAGGAACAGGGCTGATCAGATCTTTTGAACCGGAATGGTCCGGGCTGGACACCCAAAGGCTGGGCAGTGATTCCAGGGAGCTTTTAAACTACCTGGCAACAGGCGGTGATATCCATGATCCAGCAGTTCCGGTTCCCACTATCCACTGGGTTGGCAGCAGCCTGGAAAAGCCTTAA
- a CDS encoding 4Fe-4S dicluster domain-containing protein: MKKPRPQRFIRTHFDLCTGCSLCKSACSMHMFGGFNPNKSMIRIKHVWENLAHIPVVCEHCVHPMCLKVCPAKAITRDDQNKTVVIDQAKCVSCGLCAKYCPLEMIHEDPDTGKAFKCDLCGGDPECVRACPFNALEILSQE; encoded by the coding sequence ATGAAAAAGCCCAGGCCACAGAGATTCATTCGGACTCACTTTGATCTCTGTACAGGGTGTTCACTATGCAAGTCTGCCTGTTCCATGCATATGTTCGGTGGATTTAATCCCAACAAGTCCATGATCAGAATAAAGCACGTGTGGGAAAACCTGGCCCATATTCCGGTTGTCTGCGAACACTGCGTTCATCCCATGTGTCTCAAGGTATGTCCTGCCAAAGCTATTACCAGAGATGATCAAAACAAAACCGTAGTCATCGACCAGGCCAAGTGTGTGTCCTGCGGATTATGTGCCAAGTACTGTCCTTTAGAAATGATCCACGAAGACCCTGATACAGGCAAGGCTTTCAAATGCGATCTCTGCGGAGGCGACCCTGAGTGCGTCAGGGCCTGTCCCTTCAACGCCCTGGAAATATTAAGTCAGGAATAA